Part of the Microbacterium sp. Clip185 genome is shown below.
GCGAGCAGCACGAGGCCGCCGACCCACCACTCCAGCGGCTGGCCCGCATCCCCTCCCGCGCTGGCCGAGAACAGGCTCGCGCCGACGAGGGTGTCACTCGCGGCGCCCGGAAGGAACCGGGCAGCGTCGCTCAGGCCGGAGACGAAGGCGCCGCCGAAGCGCAGCAGGGGCTCGACGAACTGCGTGAAGGCGAGCACGATCACGACGGCCGCGACCTGGTTGCGCACCACGAGACCCACACCGATGCCGACCACGACCCACAGCACGAAAGAGATCACGATGCGGCCCAGCATCGCCCACGTGTCGGACGAGTCGAGGCCCGTGTGCTGTCCGAATCCGGCCAGGATGCCGGCGGCGGGACCGACGGTGACGATCAGCGCGAGGGCGGCGTAGACCAGGCCCATGACGGCCCCGGCCAGGACCTTCGCCGTGAGCACCCGTCCTCGCTTCGGAGTGGTGAGGAACGTCGGGGTGAGCGTGTTGTGGCGGAACTCGCCGGTGACCAGAAGTGTGCCGATCAGCAGCGGGAACACATAACCGACGGATGCGGCGAGGCTGTAGATCAGGGCGCTGACATCACCCGGCACGCCCGTCGCCGTGAGGCCGCCGCCGCTCGAGGGCAGCGCGCCGCTCGCGGCCAGCGCGAACACCACGGTCAAGCCCGCCGCCGTGAACCCGACGTATCCGGCGAGGACGATGCCGAGGATCCACCAGATCGAGGTGGTGAACTGCTTGGTCAGCTCGGAGCGGGTGACGTTCACGAGGCTCATGCCCGGCCCCCTTCCTCGCGGTCGTCGGCTTCGGGATGCGGCTCGGCCTCATCCATCGGCTCGCTGATCTGGATGGCCTCGGTCGGGGCGGGCTCACCCTCGTGCACCGTCTCGCCGTCGGATGCGGGGGCACCGGCATGCTCCTCGCTCGAGGGTGACGCGACCTCGTCGGGGACGGTGACATGCTCCTCGTCCGCCGTCGATGCGGGCGTCGTCGCCCCGGGCTCATCCGCCGCTGCGGGCTCGTCGGTCGGTGCACCCTCGGCAGCATCCTCGCGGGCGGCCTCGGCGGCGCCCTCGGGGACGGGCGTGTCCAGCGGCACCTCCACGTCGGGCGCCTCGGTGATCTCCGACGTCTCCGGGGCGGGATCGTTCTCGGGCGCGAGCGGCGCGTCTTCGTCGACCGCAGGGATCGCGCCGGCCTCGCCCACCGGTCGGTGCACCCGGGTGCCGTCGACCAGCGCGAGGAAGATCTCCTCGAGCTCAGGGCCGCGGCGCTGCAGGCCCGACAGGGCGATGCCGGATGCGGCGGCGAGTGCGCCGACCTCCACGGGCTCCGCTCCGCGTACCGTGAGCCCCGAGCGCAACACCTCGAAAGAGTGCCCCGCGGCGGTCAGCGCGGCCTCGAGGGCGGCGCGATCGGGGGCATCGACGACCGTCGCGTACTCGTTGGGATCGGCGAGATCTTCGATGCCGCCGTCGAACACGAGCTTTCCCCGGGCGAGGATGAGCAGGCGATCCGCGGTCTGCTGGATCTCCAGGAGCAGGTGCGAGGAGACGAGCACCGTGCGGCCCTCGTCGGCGAACGCGCGCAGCAGCATCCGCATCCACTTGATGCCCTCGGGATCGAGTCCGTTGGACGGCTCGTCGAGCACCAGGATGCCCGGGTCGCCGAGCAGCGCCGTGGCGAGCCCCAGCCGCTGCCGCATGCCGAGGGAGTAGCCGCCGACCTTGCGCCCGGCCGCATCCGAGAGGCCGACGAGAGCGAGCGTCTCGTCGATGCGGCTGGTCGGCAGCCCCGCCGCCTGCGCGTAGACCTTGAGGTGGTTGGCGCCGCTGCGGCCCGGGTGGAAGCTCGAGGCTTCGAGCGCCGCGCCGACTGTGCGCAGCGGGTGACGCAGCTCGCTGTAGTGCGAGCCCCCGATCGTCGTCGTGCCGGAGGTGGGCCGAACCAGCCCCAGCAGCATGCGCAGCGAGGTGGTCTTGCCGGCGCCGTTCGGGCCGAGGAATCCGGTCACGAGGCCGGGCTCGATGCGCGCGCTCAACCGGGACACGGCGTCGATCGCGCCGAATCTCTTGGTGACCTCGGAGAACTCCAGGATCTGGCCGTCGGGCATGGGAACCTCCGTCAAGGTCAGAACGTTTCTCCATTCTGGCGGAAACACGCGGAAAAACGGGGATCGACTCTCATTGATCCCTGTCAGGGCGCGCCGGCGGCGCTAACGTGGCGGGCATGAGCGGTGCGGATGCGACGGTGCTGGTGCGGTCGGATCAGGGGGTGGGGCGGTTGACGCTCAACCGTCCGCGCGCGCTCAACGCGGTCGACATCGACATGGTGGGCCGGCTCGCTGCCGCACTGGATGCGTGGGAGCGAGACGCCGATGTCGAGGTCGTGCTGCTCGACGGCGCGGGCGAGCGTGGCTTCTGCGCGGGCGGCGATGTGCGTCTCCTACGCGAGCAGGCGATGAGCTCCGACGCGGAGCGCACCGCCGACTTCTTCCTCGCGGAGTACGCGCTGAACGCCCGCCTCGCCGAGTACCCGAAGCCGGTCGTCACGATCGCAGACGGGATCACGATGGGCGGCGGCGTGGGACTCGCCTCGCACGCCGGACACCGCGTGGTCACCGAGCGTTCGCAGGTGGCGATGCCCGAGACCCGCATCGGTTTCACCCCCGACGTCGGCGGCACCTGGTTGCTCGCCCACGCCCCCGGGCGCATCGGCGAGTACCTCGCGCTCACCGGCGGCACGATGGATGCGGCTGATGCGATCTACGCAGGCTTCGCCGACCACCTCGTTCCCGCTGACCGCATCGAGGCCTTCCGCGACGCGCTCGAGACCCGCGCGGACCCGCAGGGTCCGGCCGAACTCGTGCTGCTGTTCGACGAGACGCCGGAGACCTCTCGTCTCGAGAAGGCGAGGCCCTGGATCGACGACGCGTTCGCCGCCGACTCGGTGAGCGAGATCCTCACACGGCTGCGCGCGCACCCCGAACCGGATGCGGCCGCCGCCGCCGAGCTGATCTCCTCGCTCTCGCCGACCGCGCTGACCGTGACGCTCGAGGCCGTGCGCCGCGCGCGGCGCAAGCGGTCGCTGCGCGAGGTGCTGGAGCAGGAGTACGGGCTCGTGATGTGGTTCGCCCTCACGCAGCCCGACCTCGTCGAGGGCATCCGTGCACAGCTGGTGGACAAGGACCGCTCCCCGCGCTGGCAACCCGCCTCGCTCGACGAGCTCGATCCCGAAATCGTCGACCAGGCCTTCGCCTTCCGACCTCCGCGGGCGCTCTGGGGCTGATCGTGGCTGCGGGGGAGAAGGGCAAGCGCCGGGCATACTCGATCGGCGTCGCGCTCGACGGCTTCTTCTTCGTCTTCGCCGGCCTCGCCTCCATCTGGCTCGCGTATCTGAGCTTCACCGAGACGTTCCGTGTCGGATGGTGGGGCATCCCGCTCGCGGTCGCGTTCTGGGCGCTGCTGGCGTACCTCGTCCTGCCGCGGCTGCACCGCATCCTGACGATGATCTACGTGCCCGACTACTTCATCGGCCGCACGCGCACGAGCGACGGACTGCTCGGCGATCCGGTGAACCTCGCGTTCATGGGCAGCGCCGAGCAGATCGAGGACGTGCTGCGCCGCGCGGGCTGGACGAAGGCCGACCCGGTGACCCTCGCATCGTCCTGGCGCATCATCACGTCGACTGTGACCAGGCGCAGCTACGACGAGGCGCCCGTCAGCCCGCTGTTCCTGTTCTCGCGCCAGCAGGACTTCGCCTACCAGCAGGAGGTGGACGGCAATCCCGCGCAGCGGCATCACGTGCGCTTCTGGCGCTGCCCCGACGACTGGCTGCTGCCGGGCGGGCGTCGGGTGGACTGGCTCGCCGCCGGCACTTTCGACACCGCCGTCGGACTGTCGCTGTTCACCCTCCAGGTGACCCACCGCATCGACGCCGACACCGATATCGAGCGCGACCACATCGTGCAGACGGTGACCGCGGCCGAGCCGCGGGTGAGCGTGGACGTCATCGCAGACTTCTCCACCGGCTATCACGCCCGCAACGGCGGCGGCGACAGCATCCGCACCGACGGCGATCTGCCGATCGTGGACGTGCGGGGGGTGGCGGCGTGAGCGAGAGAGTCCCGCGCAAACGCGCGGCGTTCGAGTCGCCGGTGCGTCTCGCGCGCCCGCTGGCCTACGACCCGGACATGCCCCGGCCCGCTGCGACCGTCGCCGGCGGGCTCCTCGTGCTGCTGCGTGTGCTCGCGGGCGTGTTCTGGCTGCTGTCGATCAGCCTCGAGTGGCGTCACATCGTGCACGACGCGTCGCTCGTGATCGACGGCGTGCCCCTGAGCGAAGAGGAGCGGGCCCTCGGACTCGGGTTCGTGTGGGCCGTGGGCGGAGCCGTCCTGCTGTTCGACACCGTCATGGCGATCTTCGTTCTGCGCGGCGGAAACCGCTCGCGGGTCACCGTGCTCGTCTTCTCGGTGCTGTCGATCAGCTTCGCCTTCTTCACCTGGTGGGTGCAGGGGCAGGACATCCGCATCAGCGGCACCCTGCTGAACCTCGGCTTGGACATCCTGGTGCTGCTCGCGCTGTCCAGCCGCAAGGCCGCGGCGTACGCGCGACGCAACGAACGCCGCTGAGCTCACGGCGCCCGAACAGGCACGGGCCGGTAGCCTGGACGCTGCCGTGCGGCAGGTGAAAGCGAGGCGGCGTGTTCGACAGTCCCCTCTCCGCATCCGCGTACGACATCCTCCAGGTCGCGGCCGATGCCGATGACGAGACGCTGCGCCGTGCCTTCCGGGTGCGGTTGCGCGAGACGCATCCCGACACCGGCGGCGACGCCGTGCGCTTCGTCGAGGTGCAGCGCGCGTGGGAGCTCGTGGGCACGCCGGAGGCGCGAGCGGCGTACGACCGCGGCCGGGGCGCGGTGAGTGCCGCACCCGAGGCGGAGGGCGCGTGGACGCCGCCGCGTGCGCGGCAGGACACGCGTCCGCGCGCACGGTCGGCCGGCCAGCCCGGCGGATGGCGACGCGAGCGCTACCTCACCCTCATCCGTGAATGGGTGGGACGCGGCACCGAAGTGCCCGACCCCTACGACGCGCAGCTGGTGCGCTCGGCGCCGCGCGAGATCCGTCGCCTCCTTGCCGACGCGCTCGCCGAGGAGGCGACCGCGCGCATTGTTGCCGACCTCGGCATGGGCTACAGCGTCTGGCACGACGTCGCCGCATCCGGTCGCAGCGGAGATCTCGACGAGAAACTCGATCACATCGTGCTCGGTCCGAGCGGCCTGTACGGCGTGCTGTCGGAGGACTTCGGCGGCCCCGTCGGCTTCCGCCGCGGCGAGATCATCGGCCCCGCCGTCGTCGGCGCTCCCGTCAGCGACCTGCTCTCGCGGATGCGGGTCGTCGCCCGTGCCGCGCGGGTGCGTTTCAGCGGCGCCATCGTCGTGCTGCCCGACAACGACCTCGCCCAGCAGATCACCGAGCTCGGCAGCGTACGCGGCACACCCGTCGTGGTCGCCGGCCGCTCGGCGCTGGCCACCGTGCTGCGCCGCGGCGTGACGGGGGCGCGCGACATCGGCGGCAACGAGGTCTTCGACGTGCGCACGCGGCTCGACGCCACGGTGCGCTTCGTCTGATCGCACGGTCTCGCACCGGATGCGGCGAACGGCCCGCCGCTAGCGTGGAGGTATGGACCCCATCGCCGCCACGTTCCTCATCCTGGGGCTGGCGGTGCTCGCGTTCCTCTCCGGCCGCGTGCCCCTGGAGGTCGTGGCGATCGGCGTCGCGCTCGCCCTCTGGGCAACGGGTGTGCTCACCCTTCCCGAAGCACTCGCCGGCTTCGGCGATCCCACGGTGCTGTTCATCGCCAGCCTGTTCGTCGTGGCCAGCGCGCTCGAGCGCAGCGGCATCACTCGCTGGCTCGGGGGCCTGATCGTCGCGCGCGCCGGTCATCGCCGTAGCCCGGTCATCGCCGCGCTCGGTGCCCTCGTCGCGGTGCTGACCGCCTTTCTCAGCATCAACGGCGCTGTGGCCGCCCTGGTGCCCGTCGCCGCAGTGATCGCCCGGCGCGCCCGCATCCCCGCGTCGAAGGTCATGATCCCGCTGGCCTTCCTCGCATCCGCGGCGTCGCTGCTCACGCTCACCGGGACGCCCGTGAACGTCGTGGTCTCGGAGCTCGCCGAGGCGGAGACCGGTCGCGGATTCGGCTTCGCGGAGTTCGCGCTCGTCGGCCTGCCGCTGCTGGGCGGCGCCCTTGCGGTCATCATCCTGTTCGGCGACCGTCTGCTGCCCGCCCGACCGGATGCCCTCCCGGACCCCGTGCCCGGTCCTCGTGAGGCGGAGACGCTGTCGCTGGTGCCCGAGACCGTGCGCACGGGCGCCGTGCGGACCGTGCGCACCGGGATGCGGCGCGGGGCCCGGCGCACACTCGTCATCACCGGCATCATGGTTGTCCTTCTGGCGACCGGACTCACGCCGCCCGCGGTGGCGGGCCTGGTGGCGGCCGGTGCCCTCGTGCTCACCCGCGTCGTCACGCTTCCCGCCCTGTATCAGGACATCTCGTGGACGACGCTCGTGCTCATCGCCGGCATGATCCCGCTCTCGGCAGCCTTCTTGCAGACGGGCGCGGCGGAGGTCGTGGCCGACGGCGTCCTCCGCGTCGTGGGCTCGGCCGATCCGCATCTCGCCCTGCTCGCCGTCTGCGTGGTCACCGTCGTTCTCGGCCAGTTCATCTCGAACGTCGCGACGGTACTGATCGTCGCGCCCGTCGCCACGGCGATCGCGGTGAACCTCGGGGTCAGCCCCATCACCTTCCTCATGGCGCTGACCGTCGCGGGCGCCGCATCCTTCCTGACGCCCGTCGCGACCCCGGCCAACCTCATGGTCCTGGCCCCCGGCGGATACCGCTTCGGCGACTACTGGCGCCTCGGGCTCCCGCTCGCCCTGCTGTTCCTCGCCGCAGCCGTGCTGTACGTGCCGCTCATCTGGCGGTTCTGAGCCGACGCCTATCCGGCTCTGGCAGGCTGATGCGGTGATCACCGATGCCGCGCGCGCGTTCCTGTCCGAGTACCACCTCGCCACGCTGTCCACGCTGGACCGGCAGGGCCGCATCCACTCGGTGCCGGTCGGCATCACCTACGAGGACGGCATCGTGCGGGTGATCGGCTCCCGCGGCACGCAGAAGTTCCTCAACGTCGAGCGCACGGGCCGGGCGAGCGTCAACACCGTCGACGGTCGCCGCTGGCTCAGCTTCGAGGGTCCGGCGCGCGTCGTCGAGGATACGGATTCGGTGGCCCATGCGGTCGAGCTCTACACCCGCCGCTACCGCGAGCCCCGCCCGAACCCCGACCGCGTCGCGCTGGAGATCACGGTCGAGCGCGTGCTCGGCTCCCCCGACTTCCGCGTCTGAGCCCCCTCGGCCGGATCGTTCAGACGAGGCCGAACAGCTCGAGCGGGTGGGTCAGACGCCACCAGGGGCTCGGTCCGTCCAGTTCGCCGTCGAGAACGACGTCCACCGTCGACTGGTCCTTCGGGCCGGTCGCGACGAGCGAGCCGACGACGTCGCCCTGCTCGCTCGCGTCGCCGAGATCGAACGAGGTCGCCACGGTCGCGGCGGAGCCGTTCCACAGCACCACGTCGGCGTCGGCCGCGGTCACGATCGGGACCGTCGCGCCCCACTTCGTCTCGACCTGACCGACGGTCGTGCCGGCCGCGACGGAAGGCTTGAGCTGCAGCTCCTGCTCGACCTGGGCGAACAGTGCGCGCGTGGCCGCATCCCGCGTCTCGACGTCGGGCTGTCCGAGCGTCGCGGCGTAGATGCGCACAGTGGTGTCGCCGATTGTGACATCCTTCGCGGCGAGCAGGTTGTAGGAGTCGAGGGTACCGGTCTTGAGGCCGACGACGCCGGGGTCCGCGAGCAGTTTGTTCGTGTTCTCGACGAGACCGGCGCCGGGAAGCTCGACGGAGGGTGTACGCACGATCTCGGCGATGACGGGGTCGGCCAGCGCGCGCTTGGCGACCTCGAGCAGCGCCTCGGGGGTGGCCGCGTTCTCCGCCTCGATGCCGGCGGGGCCCGCGATCGTGATGCCCGAGACGCCGTGGGCGGCGAGCCAGTCGTTGGCTGCTCGCGCGTACACCGCGTTGTTGGGCCAGATGGTGTCGGCGAGGCGATCGGCGTAGTTGTTCGCGGAACCCATGAGCATGCCCTGCAGCATCTGGTACTCGGTCAACGTTCCGCCCACCGGAACGTTGAGAGCCGACTCGCCGTTGCGGCGATACGACCAGTAGCTGCTCTCATCGGCCGCGCTGAACGCGAACTCCTGGCCCTGTTCGCCTGGGGCGAGGGGCAGCTGGTCGAGCACGACCATCGCCGTCACGACCTTGGTGATGCTGGCGATCGAACGCGCGTCGGCGCTCGACGCGATGGGCGAGCCGACGCCGTCGACGACGACGGCGGCACTGCCCGCGCCGGGCCATGCCCCGACAGCCGCCGCCGAGGGAGTGGCCTCGACCGCGGACGCCTGCACCGTGGGGGCGACGGCGTGCAGCGGCCACAGCAGCGTCGTGCCGCAGTACGCCGCGATCACGGCGACGATCAGCGCGATCGGAACGAGGACGCCGGGACGCCATGGGGTGCGGCGGGGTGCGCGGGCGAGCAGGTCCGCGGCGACGGGGGTGAACGACGCCGCGCCGGCGGCCTCGAGCTGGGGGACCGCACGGGACGCGTGGGTGACGGTCGTCTCATCGACCCAGCTCAGCGCCGTGGTCGCCGGCGGCACGACGACCGGCACGGATGCGGCCGCATCCTGCGCTGGGGACGGGGTGGCGCCATCGGTCGTGTCGTCGAAGCTCGCGGCGGCGATGAGCGCGGGCGTGGATGCGGCATCCGCCGGCACGGAAGGCACCTCGATCTCGAGGTCGTCGGGCGGCAGCGGCGCCTCGTCGACGTGCGGCTCGTCGCGGCCGCCGCGGCGCAGCGAACGCCGAGTGGGCGGGGTCGGGCCAGTCACGGTCACCCGCCTACGGTAGCGCGAGCTGCGGGTCTATACTCGGCACGTCAACCACGGGAGTCCGGTGAGCCGGGCTGAGAGGAAGCGGATCCACGCTTCGACCGTCGAACCTGATCCGGATCATGCCGGCGCAGGAAGGAGCATCAATGCACACGTCCACGTCCACATCCGCTCGTTCATCCCTCGCCTCCCGGTGGCGGTGGCGAGTGGTCGACATCGTCGTCGCCAGCGTGATCGGTGTCGCGGCGGGTGTCATCTTCTGGGTCTGGGGCCAGGCCTGGACGCCGCTGAGCACGGCGCTCGCGTTCCTGCCGGGGCTCGAGGGTGTGCTCGCCGGGGGCTGGCTGTTCGCGGGTGTGCTCACGGGGCTCATCATCCGCAAGCCGGGTGCCGCGCTGTACGGCGAGATCGTCGCCGCCGTCGTCTCCATGGCGCTCGGCACGCAGTGGGGCTTCACGACCTTCATCTGGGGTGTCGTGCAGGGCGTGGGCGCCGAGCTCGGCTTCGCGCTGTTCGCCTACGCCAACTACCGGCTCTGGGTCGCTCTCGTCTCGGGTGCGCTCACGGGGCTGGCCGTGGCGCTGCTCGACACCAACTTCTCCTCTATCGCCGCGTACGACATCGGTCCCCGTGCGATCTACTTCGTCTCGGCGATCGTCTCGGGCGTCCTCATCGCGGGCCTCGTCTCGTGGCTCATCGCCCGGGCGCTCGCCGCGACGGGGGCTCTCGACCGGTTCGCCTCCGGACGTCAGGCGCGCATCGTCGAAGCCGCCGACGCGGCGTGACGCACGGCGCGCGGGTCGTCGCCCGCGGGTGGGGGTGGCGGCACGCGGGCCGCAGGCGCTGGGCCGTCGCCGACATCGACCTCACGATCGAGCCCGGTGAGCGGGTGCTGCTGCTGGGAGCGAGCGGTGCGGGCAAGTCGACGCTGCTGCGCGCCTTCGCCGGGGTGCTGGGCGGCGACGAGGACGGCGAGGCCACGGGGGAGCTGACCGTCGACGGCCAGCTCCCCGCATCCGTCCGCGGTGTCGCCGGCATGGTGCTGCAGGATCCCGACGCGCAGGTGATCCTCGCCCGCGTCGGCGACGACGTCGCGTTCGGCTGCGAGAACCTGGGGGTTCCCGCCGACGAGATCTGGTCGCGGGTCGGTGAAGCCCTGGAGGCGGTGGGTCTGTCGGTGCCGCTCGACCACCCCACGTCTGCACTGTCGGGCGGGCAGAAGCAGCGGCTCGCGCTCGCCGGTGCACTGGCCATGCGTCCGAAGCTCCTGCTGCTCGACGAGCCCACGGCCAATCTCGATCCCGACGGCGCGGTGCAGGTGCGGGATGCGGTCGCCGCCGTCGCCGCCCGCACCGGGGCGACGCTCGTGGTCGTCGAGCACCGTGTCGACCTGTGGGCCGAGCTCGTCGACCGTGTCGTCGTGCTCGCTCCCGACGGCGGGGTACTTGCGGACGGTGTCCCCGCCGACGTCTTCGCCGCGGCCTCGGATGCCCTGACCGATGCCGGCGTGTGGGTGCCCGGGGTGCCGGTGCAGATCAGCCCGCGTCCGCGCACCGGCGCGGCATCGTCGCTCGTGGTCGGCACGGGCCTCGCCGTCGGACGCCGGCGGGCGGCCCGTCGTGAGGCGCTCGCCGCCGCATCCGGGATCGACGTGCAGCTGAGCGCGGGTCGGGCGCTCGCGATCACGGGAGCCAACGGCGCCGGCAAGTCCACGCTCGCGCTCACCCTGGCGGGGCTGCTGCCGCCGATCGGCGGTCAGGTGCGAGCGGCGGATGCGTTGGCCGCCGGCATAGGACCCGATCCGTCCCGATGGCGCGCCGCGCAGTTGCTCACCCGCATCGGCACCGTCTTCCAGGAACCCGAGCACCAGCTGCTCACCGCGCGCGTGCGCGACGAGCTCGCCGTCGGTCCTCGCGCGCTGGGGCTGTCCGAAGCGGAGGTGGCCGCGCGGATCGATCCGCTGCTCGAACGCCTGCGCCTGGGACGCCTCGCTGAGGTGAACCCCTTCACGCTCTCCGGCGGGGAGAAGCGTCGGTTGACGGTTGCGGCCGTGCTCGCGACCGCGCCCCGCGTCATCCTGCTCGACGAGCCGACCTACGGCCAGGACGCGCGCACCTGGCGGGAGCTCGCGGAGCTGATCGACGAGCTGCGTGCCGACGGCACCGCGATCGGCTTCGTCTCGCACGATCCCTCCCTCGTCGCGCAGCTCGCCGACGACGAGCTGCGGCTGGGGCGGGCCTCATGAGCCTGTTCGCGATCGACGCCTCGGCGAGCCCGCTGGGCCGGATCAACCCGGTCGCCAAACTCGCCGCGACCCTCGTCGTCTCGGTCACCCTGCTGCTCTCGATCGACCCGGTCTCGGCAGCCGTCACACTCGCGGCCACCCTCGTGCTGCTGGCGTTCTCGCGGCTGCGGGCGCGCGAGGTGTGGCTGCGCGTGTGGCCGATCGCGGTCGCCGCGCTCATCGGCGGTGCCGCCACCGTGCTGTACGGCCGGCCTTCCGGCGCGGTGTTCTTCGAGTGGGGGCTCGTGCGCGTCAGTGAGGGCTCGCTCTCCCTCGCGGCCGCCATCGTGCTGCGTGTGCTGGCGATCGCACTGCCGTCCGTCGTCCTGTTCATCACGACCGACCCCACCGACCTCGCCGACGGTCTCGCCCAGCTGCTGCGTCTTCCCGCCCGCTTCGTGCTCGGTGCACTCGCCGGCCTGCGCCTGGTGGGCCTGCTGGTCGACGACTGGCGTGAGCTCGCCCTGGCCCGGCGTGCACGAGGGGTGGCCGATCGCGGCCGCATCCGCCGCTTCCTCGGTCAGGCGTTCGCCCTCTTCGTGCTCTCCATCCGCCGCGGCACGAAGCTCGCGACGGCCATGGAGGCCCGCGGCTTCGGGTCCGACGCACCGCGCACGTGGGCCCGGCCGTCGCGGCTGGGCTGGCGCGACGCGGTGCTGCTCGCCCTCGCCGCGGTGATCGCCGCCGCATCCGTGACCGCGGCGGTGCTCGCCGGCACCTGGACCCTCGTCTTCGCCCTCTGACCCGGGGCGGCGCTCCGGGTGCCCGCTGAGGGGCGTGACGATGGGACCGGGTGCCGCGTAAGGTGGAACCCGATACCGACGTACGAAGGAGAACGTATGGATGTCGCGGGCGCATCCGCGCTGATCACGGGCGGCGCGAGCGGACTCGGCTGGGCCACGGCTCAGCGACTCGCCGCCGAGGGGGCGCACGTCGTCCTCGTCGACCTGCCGTCCTCGGCGGGCGCGGAACGCGCGGCCGAGCTGGGCGGCACGTTCGCTGCGGCCGATGTCACGAGTCCCGAGCAGATCGCGGA
Proteins encoded:
- a CDS encoding ABC transporter permease, which encodes MSLVNVTRSELTKQFTTSIWWILGIVLAGYVGFTAAGLTVVFALAASGALPSSGGGLTATGVPGDVSALIYSLAASVGYVFPLLIGTLLVTGEFRHNTLTPTFLTTPKRGRVLTAKVLAGAVMGLVYAALALIVTVGPAAGILAGFGQHTGLDSSDTWAMLGRIVISFVLWVVVGIGVGLVVRNQVAAVVIVLAFTQFVEPLLRFGGAFVSGLSDAARFLPGAASDTLVGASLFSASAGGDAGQPLEWWVGGLVLLAYGLLFTVLGYLSSWRRDVG
- a CDS encoding ATP-binding cassette domain-containing protein — protein: MPDGQILEFSEVTKRFGAIDAVSRLSARIEPGLVTGFLGPNGAGKTTSLRMLLGLVRPTSGTTTIGGSHYSELRHPLRTVGAALEASSFHPGRSGANHLKVYAQAAGLPTSRIDETLALVGLSDAAGRKVGGYSLGMRQRLGLATALLGDPGILVLDEPSNGLDPEGIKWMRMLLRAFADEGRTVLVSSHLLLEIQQTADRLLILARGKLVFDGGIEDLADPNEYATVVDAPDRAALEAALTAAGHSFEVLRSGLTVRGAEPVEVGALAAASGIALSGLQRRGPELEEIFLALVDGTRVHRPVGEAGAIPAVDEDAPLAPENDPAPETSEITEAPDVEVPLDTPVPEGAAEAAREDAAEGAPTDEPAAADEPGATTPASTADEEHVTVPDEVASPSSEEHAGAPASDGETVHEGEPAPTEAIQISEPMDEAEPHPEADDREEGGRA
- a CDS encoding enoyl-CoA hydratase/isomerase family protein, whose translation is MSGADATVLVRSDQGVGRLTLNRPRALNAVDIDMVGRLAAALDAWERDADVEVVLLDGAGERGFCAGGDVRLLREQAMSSDAERTADFFLAEYALNARLAEYPKPVVTIADGITMGGGVGLASHAGHRVVTERSQVAMPETRIGFTPDVGGTWLLAHAPGRIGEYLALTGGTMDAADAIYAGFADHLVPADRIEAFRDALETRADPQGPAELVLLFDETPETSRLEKARPWIDDAFAADSVSEILTRLRAHPEPDAAAAAELISSLSPTALTVTLEAVRRARRKRSLREVLEQEYGLVMWFALTQPDLVEGIRAQLVDKDRSPRWQPASLDELDPEIVDQAFAFRPPRALWG
- a CDS encoding LssY C-terminal domain-containing protein, with the translated sequence MAAGEKGKRRAYSIGVALDGFFFVFAGLASIWLAYLSFTETFRVGWWGIPLAVAFWALLAYLVLPRLHRILTMIYVPDYFIGRTRTSDGLLGDPVNLAFMGSAEQIEDVLRRAGWTKADPVTLASSWRIITSTVTRRSYDEAPVSPLFLFSRQQDFAYQQEVDGNPAQRHHVRFWRCPDDWLLPGGRRVDWLAAGTFDTAVGLSLFTLQVTHRIDADTDIERDHIVQTVTAAEPRVSVDVIADFSTGYHARNGGGDSIRTDGDLPIVDVRGVAA
- a CDS encoding J domain-containing protein encodes the protein MFDSPLSASAYDILQVAADADDETLRRAFRVRLRETHPDTGGDAVRFVEVQRAWELVGTPEARAAYDRGRGAVSAAPEAEGAWTPPRARQDTRPRARSAGQPGGWRRERYLTLIREWVGRGTEVPDPYDAQLVRSAPREIRRLLADALAEEATARIVADLGMGYSVWHDVAASGRSGDLDEKLDHIVLGPSGLYGVLSEDFGGPVGFRRGEIIGPAVVGAPVSDLLSRMRVVARAARVRFSGAIVVLPDNDLAQQITELGSVRGTPVVVAGRSALATVLRRGVTGARDIGGNEVFDVRTRLDATVRFV
- a CDS encoding SLC13 family permease, which encodes MDPIAATFLILGLAVLAFLSGRVPLEVVAIGVALALWATGVLTLPEALAGFGDPTVLFIASLFVVASALERSGITRWLGGLIVARAGHRRSPVIAALGALVAVLTAFLSINGAVAALVPVAAVIARRARIPASKVMIPLAFLASAASLLTLTGTPVNVVVSELAEAETGRGFGFAEFALVGLPLLGGALAVIILFGDRLLPARPDALPDPVPGPREAETLSLVPETVRTGAVRTVRTGMRRGARRTLVITGIMVVLLATGLTPPAVAGLVAAGALVLTRVVTLPALYQDISWTTLVLIAGMIPLSAAFLQTGAAEVVADGVLRVVGSADPHLALLAVCVVTVVLGQFISNVATVLIVAPVATAIAVNLGVSPITFLMALTVAGAASFLTPVATPANLMVLAPGGYRFGDYWRLGLPLALLFLAAAVLYVPLIWRF
- a CDS encoding PPOX class F420-dependent oxidoreductase; this encodes MITDAARAFLSEYHLATLSTLDRQGRIHSVPVGITYEDGIVRVIGSRGTQKFLNVERTGRASVNTVDGRRWLSFEGPARVVEDTDSVAHAVELYTRRYREPRPNPDRVALEITVERVLGSPDFRV
- a CDS encoding D-alanyl-D-alanine carboxypeptidase family protein, encoding MTVTGPTPPTRRSLRRGGRDEPHVDEAPLPPDDLEIEVPSVPADAASTPALIAAASFDDTTDGATPSPAQDAAASVPVVVPPATTALSWVDETTVTHASRAVPQLEAAGAASFTPVAADLLARAPRRTPWRPGVLVPIALIVAVIAAYCGTTLLWPLHAVAPTVQASAVEATPSAAAVGAWPGAGSAAVVVDGVGSPIASSADARSIASITKVVTAMVVLDQLPLAPGEQGQEFAFSAADESSYWSYRRNGESALNVPVGGTLTEYQMLQGMLMGSANNYADRLADTIWPNNAVYARAANDWLAAHGVSGITIAGPAGIEAENAATPEALLEVAKRALADPVIAEIVRTPSVELPGAGLVENTNKLLADPGVVGLKTGTLDSYNLLAAKDVTIGDTTVRIYAATLGQPDVETRDAATRALFAQVEQELQLKPSVAAGTTVGQVETKWGATVPIVTAADADVVLWNGSAATVATSFDLGDASEQGDVVGSLVATGPKDQSTVDVVLDGELDGPSPWWRLTHPLELFGLV
- a CDS encoding ECF transporter S component, translated to MHTSTSTSARSSLASRWRWRVVDIVVASVIGVAAGVIFWVWGQAWTPLSTALAFLPGLEGVLAGGWLFAGVLTGLIIRKPGAALYGEIVAAVVSMALGTQWGFTTFIWGVVQGVGAELGFALFAYANYRLWVALVSGALTGLAVALLDTNFSSIAAYDIGPRAIYFVSAIVSGVLIAGLVSWLIARALAATGALDRFASGRQARIVEAADAA